In Paroedura picta isolate Pp20150507F chromosome 1, Ppicta_v3.0, whole genome shotgun sequence, the following are encoded in one genomic region:
- the LOC143843622 gene encoding uncharacterized protein LOC143843622: MPVGPASWGAASPAGAAVGGQPAFLVEAEGSKGTPTAVQGGAQPGRAYGDDHRGGPLPLEAPHLSGLPGLGPRDRRDSSLGPAEQLGCLGVGSWWWPERLPRSQAEDTVRSLTPPFPSPPNRAGQEQLPKQPAGEEARVAEGPGAGPGGPPAAPDAPADAAPAPPPDGLLAAASARDALEQPLDALRQLQGQYLQGQLSVRRLCRLFPRALRAVSLQVCHARRRLIRVEVRLKRQQEGQALPGPTREALPPPTAASSQGSVSLGSSLSSLALQLQPLPPPPPPAPCAGWPEVAHLKEALDALVALQAHHLHDRKRDLRGCRDILKSIKALRAQLRNVRNRLCLLEAKLGIQVPPRELDTDEHVEEEEEEEEKEEPGGLLEGGGGGRGAAALDTSREEPGGGT; the protein is encoded by the exons ATGCCGGTGGGCCCAGCGTCATGGGGGGCTGCTTCTCCTGCCGGCGCTGCAG TGGGGGGACAGCCTGCCTTCTTAGTGGAAGCTGAAGGCTCCAAGGGGACCCCCACCGCCGTGCAGGGCGGGGCACAGCCAGGCCGAGCCTATGGCGATGACCACAGAGGAGGCCCACTGCCTCTGGAAGCTCCCCACCTCTCGGGGCTCCCTggcctggggccaagggacagg CGGGACAGCTCTCTGGGGCCTGCAGAGCAGTTGGGATGCCTGGGTGTTGGCAGCTGGTGGTGGCCAGAGAGGCTGCCACGTTCCCAGGCAGAAGACACTGTCCGGAGTCtgaccccacctttcccctccccccccaacagggctggccaggagcagCTTCCAAA GCAGCCTGCGGGCGAAGAGGCGCGAGTGGCCGAGGGCCCCGGAG CGGGCCCCGGAGGCCCCCCCGCCGCTCCCGACGCCCCCGCCGACGCCGCTCCCGCCCCCCCGCCCGACGGGCTCCTGGCAGCCGCCTCCGCCCGCGACGCCCTCGAGCAGCCGCTGGACGCCCTCCGCCAGCTCCAGGGCCAGTACCTGCAGGGCC AGCTGAGCGTGCGCCGCCTGTGCCGCCTCTTCCCGCGCGCCCTCCGCGCCGTCAGCCTGCAGGTGTGCCACGCCCGGAGGAGGCTCATCCGCGTCGAGGTGCGCCTCAAGCGCCAGCAGGAGGGCCAAG CCCTCCCCGGCCCGACTCGCGAGGCCCTGCCGCCCCCGACCGCGGCGTCCTCCCAGGGCAGCGTCTCCCTCGGCTCCAGCCTGTCCAGCCTCgccctccagctgcagcccctcccgccgccgccgccgcctgccccctGCGCGGGTTGGCCGGAGGTCGCGCACCTCAAGGAAGCCCTGGACGCCCTCGTCGCCCTGCAGGCGCACCACCTCCACGACC GGAAAAGGGACCTCCGGGGCTGCCGGGACATCCTGAAGTCCATCAAGGCCTTGAGGGCTCAGTTGCGGAACGTCCGGAACAGGCTCTGCTTGCTGGAGGCAAAGTTAGGGATCCAGGTGCCCCCCCGGGAGCTGGACACGGATGaacacgtggaggaggaggaggaggaggaagagaaagaggagccGGGGGGCCttctggagggaggaggaggaggaagaggagcagcagCGCTGGacaccagcagagaagagccgGGAGGTGGAACGTGA